Proteins encoded together in one Acidimicrobiales bacterium window:
- a CDS encoding transglutaminase family protein: PFRYWDYWGTLVHAFDVDEAHDHLEVTATSLVETSAPPRPAPACTWDDLASSDVTDQFAELLTPTWYVPVDDEVTQIARQLAGGRSPEGACTAALEWVCDNLRYEKGSTTVSTDALEALRQRRGVCQDFAHVLLAILRGMGIPARYTSGYLHPSSGAEVGETVVGQSHAWVEAWLGDWLALDPTNAQPVGDRHVVVGRARDYGDVSPLKGIYHGGPAESLDVVVRITRVG, encoded by the coding sequence CCCCGTTCCGCTACTGGGACTACTGGGGCACCCTGGTCCACGCGTTCGACGTGGACGAGGCCCACGACCACCTGGAGGTCACCGCCACGTCGCTGGTGGAGACGTCGGCGCCGCCCCGACCGGCCCCGGCCTGCACGTGGGACGACCTCGCCTCGTCGGACGTCACCGACCAGTTCGCCGAGCTGCTCACACCGACCTGGTACGTGCCCGTCGACGACGAGGTGACCCAGATCGCCCGGCAGCTGGCCGGGGGCCGGTCGCCCGAAGGGGCGTGCACGGCGGCCCTGGAGTGGGTGTGCGACAACCTCCGGTACGAGAAGGGCTCGACCACCGTCTCGACCGACGCGCTCGAGGCGCTGCGCCAGCGACGGGGCGTGTGCCAGGACTTCGCCCACGTCCTCCTCGCCATCCTGCGGGGCATGGGGATCCCCGCCCGCTACACGTCCGGCTACCTGCACCCGAGCAGCGGCGCCGAGGTGGGCGAGACCGTCGTCGGGCAGAGCCACGCCTGGGTGGAGGCGTGGCTGGGCGACTGGCTCGCCCTCGACCCCACCAACGCCCAGCCCGTCGGGGACCGCCACGTCGTGGTGGGCCGGGCCCGGGACTACGGCGACGTCTCGCCGCTCAAGGGCATCTACCACGGCGGCCCGGCCGAGTCGCTCGACGTGGTCGTCCGCATCACCCGGGTGGGCTGA